One stretch of Serinicoccus hydrothermalis DNA includes these proteins:
- a CDS encoding endonuclease/exonuclease/phosphatase family protein yields the protein MNVDELSVATFNLYNLNLPGGPMYQDTDGWSSEEYAAKVAWSARMLRELAPDVLGVQELWHADALAEVVTQAGMDEDYELLASPATGDRIVCAALVRRDLLVPGSARWIEDFPEDLRLTSSGEDPQTPEIEVGIRGFSRPVLRFEIAPREDEPVIAVYVCHLKSKAPTQIWREGWYNAERERYKPHTTAIGAALSTIRRTAEAAALRVLLTAETKGTVTPAIVLGDVNDGQHSNTLNILTEQPRYLVGESRGGGDIALYTAQTLQQYRDTRDVYYTHVYQDLRESLDHVLVSEQFYDHSYRRRWLFDGLVIDNDHLNTEDHRADGTADHGVVTVRFRHDPA from the coding sequence ATGAACGTCGACGAGCTGTCCGTCGCGACCTTCAACCTCTACAACCTCAACCTGCCGGGTGGCCCGATGTACCAGGACACCGACGGCTGGAGCAGCGAGGAGTATGCCGCCAAGGTCGCCTGGTCGGCGCGCATGCTGCGCGAGTTGGCGCCGGACGTGCTGGGCGTGCAGGAGCTGTGGCACGCCGACGCCCTCGCCGAGGTGGTCACCCAGGCGGGGATGGACGAGGACTACGAGCTGCTGGCCTCACCTGCCACCGGCGACCGGATCGTGTGCGCCGCCCTGGTCCGGCGTGACCTGCTCGTGCCTGGATCGGCGCGCTGGATCGAGGACTTCCCCGAGGACCTGCGCCTGACGTCCTCCGGCGAGGACCCGCAGACCCCGGAGATCGAGGTCGGCATCCGCGGCTTCTCCCGACCGGTGCTGCGCTTCGAGATCGCCCCGCGGGAGGACGAGCCGGTGATCGCCGTCTACGTCTGCCACCTCAAGTCCAAGGCACCCACCCAGATCTGGCGGGAGGGGTGGTACAACGCCGAGCGCGAGCGCTACAAGCCGCACACCACGGCGATCGGGGCCGCGCTGTCGACGATCCGGCGGACCGCCGAGGCGGCCGCGCTCCGGGTCCTGCTCACCGCTGAGACCAAGGGCACGGTCACGCCGGCGATCGTGCTCGGCGACGTCAACGACGGCCAGCACTCCAACACCCTCAACATCCTCACCGAGCAGCCCCGCTACCTCGTCGGTGAGTCACGCGGCGGCGGGGACATCGCGCTCTACACGGCGCAGACGCTGCAGCAGTACCGGGACACCCGGGACGTCTACTACACCCACGTCTACCAGGACCTGCGCGAGTCGCTGGACCACGTCCTCGTCTCCGAGCAGTTCTACGACCACTCCTACCGCCGGCGTTGGCTCTTCGACGGTCTCGTCATCGACAACGACCACCTCAACACCGAGGACCACCGGGCCGACGGGACCGCCGACCACGGCGTCGTCACGGTGCGTTTTCGGCACGATCCCGCCTGA
- a CDS encoding DUF1540 domain-containing protein, translated as MATMTAITSCAATTCAYNKGGCSAEAVTIAGDSNGASCGTFVELDVRGGLPVAEGHVGACQRLECAHNKDLMCTAEAITVGGDTANCLSYTAS; from the coding sequence ATGGCCACGATGACCGCCATCACCTCCTGTGCCGCCACCACCTGCGCCTACAACAAGGGCGGGTGCAGCGCCGAGGCCGTCACCATCGCCGGTGACTCCAACGGCGCGTCGTGCGGCACCTTCGTCGAGCTGGACGTCCGCGGCGGGCTCCCCGTCGCCGAGGGGCACGTGGGTGCCTGCCAGCGCCTCGAGTGCGCGCACAACAAGGACCTCATGTGCACCGCCGAGGCCATCACGGTCGGCGGCGACACCGCCAACTGCCTGAGCTACACCGCGAGCTGA
- a CDS encoding DUF2237 family protein, with the protein MRNVLGTELVECGTDPVTGFTRSGCCEVTPQDTGVHGICAVLTEDFLAHQYSVGNDLLTPRPSWGFPGLTPGDRWCVVALRWLQAHEEGRAAPVVLAATHEQVLELVPLELLRRYAVDVPDDLSGLV; encoded by the coding sequence ATGCGCAACGTCCTCGGCACCGAGCTGGTCGAGTGCGGCACCGACCCCGTCACCGGGTTCACCCGGTCCGGGTGCTGCGAGGTGACCCCCCAGGACACCGGCGTGCACGGGATCTGTGCAGTCCTGACCGAGGATTTCCTCGCCCACCAGTACTCCGTCGGCAACGACCTGCTCACGCCCCGGCCGAGCTGGGGCTTCCCGGGACTCACGCCGGGCGACCGCTGGTGCGTGGTGGCGCTGCGCTGGCTCCAGGCCCATGAGGAGGGCCGGGCGGCCCCGGTGGTGCTCGCGGCGACGCACGAGCAGGTCCTGGAGCTGGTGCCCCTGGAGCTGCTCCGGCGGTATGCCGTCGACGTCCCCGACGACCTCTCAGGCCTGGTCTGA